AAAAGATATTGTCATTATTGTCGTTAAACCCAAGTGCTTTAGCGTTGTTGTTGCTTAACGCTGATATAAAGGTTGCGTTAGAAATAAAACGCGCTCTTGTACGCATGTAGCTTGGGAAGCCGCCCAGGGTGAGCTCTACTGCTTGTGCAGGAACGGCTAATGTTAGAGCCAATAAAAACATAAGAAGCCATTTGGCTTTACTCATCTCTCCTTACCTCCTTTTATTTGGTTTTTAAAGTTCTGTCGCTTACTTTATATAAATTAAACAATTTTGTCAAGAGGTATTTTTGTTTTTCACAGCAACCTCCTGACGCTTTATGCTTACTTGTCTTACTTACTTCAACATATACTTTAACTTTTAATTCGCATACATCCTACATCTATTTCTCTTCGTCTTTCCACTGATTCTATCACGTTTTTAGGAAAATTCCAATGCATTTTTTTATCATAACACTAAAATTAGTATTTCATGCAGATATATAATAATCATCTATATTAGAACATAGGATATCTTTATGCCCATAAACGACCCTTAAAACCTGCGTAACATACTATATATAAACATAAACTTCATATTTGTTTAACACCCAGTTCATATACAGACATTATAGTATTTCTAATATGAAAATACTAATACTTTCAGATATACACGCTAATTGGTATGCGTTAGAGGCTATTTTGGACAAAGAATCCTATGATTCTATTATTTTTCTTGGTGACGTGGTAGATTTCGGCCCAAGTCCCAAAAATTGCATAAAATTCTTAATGAAATCCTCTAAAGCCCGTTTTTGGGGAGTTAGAGGAGATCATGACCATGCAATGGCTTACGGTATTAATAGTAAGTGCCCAAGTGAGCTGCATATAATATCCGCAGCTACTAGGGAGTGGGGTGAGGGGTTTTTATCAAGTGAAGAGGTCGGGTTTCTAAGAAGACTTCCGATACATAATGAGTTTTCGATAGATTCTATGAACTTTGAACTGGTTCATGGGGTAGATATCGACATAACTCAAGATCATCCAGAGAATATAGATCATATATCTAGTGCAAAACGGGATGAAGCAGGACTAAATTATATTTTAGTAGGTCATTCCCATAAACCATATATTAAATCACTTGGAACAACTGTAATTCTTAACCCGGGATCAGTCGGGCAACCAAGAGATTTAAACCCCAGAGCTTCATATGCGGTCATTGATGATGGAGTTCCTTATATTAGAAGAGTGT
Above is a window of Thermodesulfobacteriota bacterium DNA encoding:
- a CDS encoding metallophosphoesterase family protein, coding for MKILILSDIHANWYALEAILDKESYDSIIFLGDVVDFGPSPKNCIKFLMKSSKARFWGVRGDHDHAMAYGINSKCPSELHIISAATREWGEGFLSSEEVGFLRRLPIHNEFSIDSMNFELVHGVDIDITQDHPENIDHISSAKRDEAGLNYILVGHSHKPYIKSLGTTVILNPGSVGQPRDLNPRASYAVIDDGVPYIRRVSYDIERTVNDLNRSKLPKAFTNQLSSMLYSGGRIN